The bacterium region TTCTTGCTTACTTCGCCGCCCGTTGAGTTGATGAAAGCCTGTACTGTTGTGTACAAGGGCTTGATTTGGGCGCCGCGTGATGCGGTTGCTTTCATGTCGCACGCAAAGGCGCCATCGAAAGATAAAACTTTGAGTTCTAAGGGAATAATTACGGCCCATGAGCTTACCTTATTGCAGATGTTGCAAGAAGGATTGACGAACAAAGAAATTGCAAACAAACTTGGGGTGGCAGAAATAACCATTAAATCGCATCTCGCGAAGCTGTATCGCAGATTTAAGGTTCGATCGCGGCTTCAACTGCTTTCCTACGCCATCAGGAACAATCTTGTGCCCCACAAAAAAGAGAAGGATAGTCAATCCTGAGATTGTTTCGGCGAGCATCCCGCCTGTATACCTTCGTATATCCTTTCCAGGAAGCTTATACTTTTGATTAGCTCCAATATACCTAAAGAACGTTGACCTGTCGAGAAGACCGTGAGAGAGTGAACTACAGCATCCTATGACACCGATCAGAGCGCTTCTTCTTGAGCCGGATCTTTGGCGGTATTTGGGAATGAGTCAAATCCTGTCCATGGATCCTGATGTTAAATTTCTTGGTGAAAAAGAGTACACCAAGTTTTTAGGATCGAAAAAGGCTCCGATGGATTGCAATCCGAATGTAATCCTTCTTTCCCATGCTTTGTTGACGGATGTCAAATTCATATTACTATCGGAGCTCTATGCTAGATTCCCGGGTGTGAAGATCATGGTGCATGGCTACAACGCTGATTTCCGCGCCATTGCAGAAGTCCTGTCCGCAGGCGCCAAGGGTTATTTTGTGCTTACTTCCGGACCTGACAAGCTTCTGAAAGCCTGCCGAATCGTCCGCGAAGGTTCCATATGGGGTCCCAGTGAAGCTGTGGCGCTGATGATGGAGAATGCCAAACAGAGAAGAGGTTTGGCCTTCTTAGACGCCGGAGAAGTCATTCCGGTGAACGAGCTGACGATCCTTGAGCTCCTGAAACAAGGGATGACCAACAAAGAAATTGCCAATAACCTTGGCGTCGCTGAAATCACAATCAAGTATCACCTTACAAAACTTTACAAAAGATTTCATGTCAATA contains the following coding sequences:
- a CDS encoding response regulator transcription factor, whose translation is MLEPDLWRFLGIFHLLASQPEIHFLGERDYNRILAFPKPSPDFDPDIVLLSHILLLDFELLLLPRIKSLFPNARILVYGYDGKIETIAQVLAAGATGYFLLTSPPVELMKACTVVYKGLIWAPRDAVAFMSHAKAPSKDKTLSSKGIITAHELTLLQMLQEGLTNKEIANKLGVAEITIKSHLAKLYRRFKVRSRLQLLSYAIRNNLVPHKKEKDSQS
- a CDS encoding response regulator transcription factor: MTPIRALLLEPDLWRYLGMSQILSMDPDVKFLGEKEYTKFLGSKKAPMDCNPNVILLSHALLTDVKFILLSELYARFPGVKIMVHGYNADFRAIAEVLSAGAKGYFVLTSGPDKLLKACRIVREGSIWGPSEAVALMMENAKQRRGLAFLDAGEVIPVNELTILELLKQGMTNKEIANNLGVAEITIKYHLTKLYKRFHVNTRLQLLAYAMANHLISNRDLELHLPR